From Cecembia calidifontis, one genomic window encodes:
- a CDS encoding IS1634 family transposase — protein sequence MYFKFSLRKHPDSGRLSGYYRLVESYRNADNRVCHRTILNIGFMEDAAPEQLNKIQKHLTEKYEHKASLFDLEEDPIVRRYVEDFWSRIVSSKKLDIKSEQQLSRMVDMDTIQHSNAREIGAENIAFQTWEKLQLTPLLLSAGFSAEDASLAATQVVSRAVYPASELKTVRWIKENSAVCELTGYDMDKITKDKLYKSALELYKVKDSLEKHLSKRTNELFDLQDKIILYDLTNTYFEGEKPNSKLAQYGRSKEKRKDAKLVVLALVVNVEGFIKYSSILEGNIADCNTLAAMIEKLSVHTCTGPAVVVLDAGIATEENLHLIQSKGYSYLCVSRTKLKDYSYVPDRLTTLLETKSKQNIRLRAVSTEKNTDYYLEVKSPSKEKKEEGMKLQFEQRFEQELQKIQHALNSKGGVKKTDKVHQRIGRAKEKYPSVQYYYEITVESDPKTEQATAMSWKKNPEREQAKADNLGIYFLRTNLNVQEEYIIWNIYNTIREIENAFRTLKTDLDLRPIYHKNDDATMAHLHLGILAYWIVNTVRYQLKQKGIKSCWGEIVRIGNTQKAITTSGKNTYDKVITTRKCTVPNKNLKEIYDILQTKYQPFTKRKSVVHKLELKKTEIPRLQLLTGG from the coding sequence ATGTATTTCAAGTTCTCTTTACGTAAACATCCCGATTCGGGAAGACTCAGCGGATACTACCGGCTGGTGGAAAGTTACCGTAATGCTGACAACAGGGTGTGTCATCGCACTATCCTGAATATAGGTTTCATGGAGGATGCTGCGCCCGAGCAGCTCAACAAAATACAGAAACACCTTACTGAGAAGTATGAGCACAAGGCTTCTCTTTTTGACCTGGAGGAAGATCCAATCGTCAGACGCTATGTTGAAGACTTCTGGAGTCGGATCGTGTCTTCCAAGAAGCTGGATATCAAATCGGAACAGCAACTGTCACGGATGGTGGATATGGATACCATCCAGCACAGTAATGCCAGAGAAATAGGAGCAGAGAATATTGCTTTCCAGACATGGGAGAAGCTGCAGCTTACACCTTTATTACTTTCGGCGGGATTCAGCGCCGAAGATGCAAGTCTTGCAGCCACACAGGTTGTATCCCGTGCGGTATACCCCGCTTCCGAACTCAAAACTGTCCGTTGGATAAAGGAAAACTCGGCAGTCTGTGAGCTTACGGGCTATGATATGGATAAAATAACCAAGGACAAGCTGTACAAAAGTGCGCTTGAGCTATACAAAGTCAAAGATTCACTCGAAAAGCACCTTTCCAAACGTACCAATGAACTCTTTGATCTACAGGATAAGATCATCCTTTATGATCTGACCAACACCTACTTTGAGGGAGAAAAACCGAACAGTAAGCTGGCACAATACGGGAGGAGCAAGGAAAAAAGAAAAGACGCAAAACTTGTTGTGCTGGCACTGGTAGTGAATGTGGAAGGGTTTATCAAGTACTCCTCTATCCTGGAAGGAAACATAGCAGACTGCAACACACTTGCTGCAATGATTGAAAAGCTTTCCGTCCACACCTGTACAGGACCTGCGGTAGTGGTACTCGATGCAGGCATAGCCACCGAAGAAAACCTGCATCTTATCCAGAGCAAAGGATACAGCTACCTCTGTGTAAGCAGGACAAAACTCAAGGATTATAGCTATGTGCCCGACAGGCTTACAACTCTGCTGGAAACAAAATCAAAGCAGAACATCAGACTCAGAGCCGTGTCCACAGAAAAAAACACAGACTATTATTTGGAAGTCAAAAGCCCTTCCAAAGAGAAGAAAGAGGAAGGCATGAAGCTACAGTTCGAACAAAGGTTTGAACAGGAACTGCAAAAAATACAGCATGCCCTCAACAGCAAGGGAGGAGTGAAAAAAACCGATAAAGTCCACCAGCGCATCGGGAGGGCCAAAGAAAAGTATCCATCAGTCCAGTATTATTATGAGATCACTGTTGAAAGTGACCCTAAAACAGAACAGGCGACAGCAATGTCATGGAAGAAAAACCCGGAACGGGAGCAGGCAAAAGCTGATAATCTGGGCATCTATTTTTTACGGACAAACCTGAACGTGCAGGAGGAGTACATCATCTGGAATATCTATAACACTATCAGGGAAATAGAGAATGCCTTCCGTACACTAAAAACCGATCTGGATCTTAGACCGATTTACCATAAAAACGATGATGCCACCATGGCACATCTACATCTGGGAATCCTTGCATATTGGATAGTCAATACAGTGAGGTACCAGCTCAAGCAGAAGGGAATAAAAAGCTGCTGGGGTGAAATAGTGAGAATAGGAAACACACAAAAGGCCATCACTACTTCAGGGAAAAACACCTATGATAAAGTCATTACCACACGCAAGTGTACAGTTCCAAACAAAAACCTAAAAGAAATCTACGACATCCTTCAGACCAAATACCAACCGTTTACAAAAAGAAAATCCGTAGTACACAAACTTGAACTCAAAAAAACAGAAATACCCAGATTACAGCTACTTACAGGCGGATAG